The following proteins are encoded in a genomic region of Flammeovirga pectinis:
- a CDS encoding response regulator codes for MSNYKNVFVIDDDPTNNLICRKMIEKTNFGENVTTFLDVTEAANAWDDYKPEIVFLDINMPPSTGWDFLDQLKTKGIDASNVYMLSADVTSDDRKRAAQYEQVAGIIIKPLTPVKLKEIE; via the coding sequence ATGAGTAATTATAAAAACGTTTTTGTTATTGATGATGACCCTACAAATAACTTGATTTGTAGAAAGATGATCGAAAAAACTAATTTTGGTGAAAACGTGACAACTTTTTTAGATGTTACTGAAGCGGCAAATGCTTGGGATGATTATAAACCTGAAATTGTATTTTTAGATATTAATATGCCTCCAAGTACTGGTTGGGATTTTCTTGATCAATTAAAAACAAAAGGGATAGATGCGAGTAATGTATATATGTTATCTGCTGATGTAACTTCTGATGATCGTAAAAGAGCGGCTCAATATGAACAAGTAGCAGGTATTATCATTAAGCCATTAACACCGGTTAAATTGAAGGAAATAGAGTAA
- a CDS encoding tetratricopeptide repeat protein — protein sequence MRVITIHRSVLVGIGVYILMLLPFFASAQTEEKDSIKIQEHSISDIQVELDSLISNKYHIEATALADSLIDIANQNYSNTDERIVLLHKRIAEKFADNGYSNIASQYIQRGLAVLRSNPTPNYAFIGDMYIYLAQIFRHHQLSNIAINYYEQALEAYEQAEGKAHYFSLVNVYMTLGTFHYEIENYGTSSSYYTKASDVIAKMDTEYRADMVEILNRIATAQAKTGSFKVAIVNLERSVKIALKVFGKNSLQLADQYESLASVYLQKEDYAKVDENATAFVRILVGNIGTNQRRQTYERRIADSFFGRYQYHLSHKWYNKLFDDVIISTKDVEELQNLTDWYIQVGEKFERVKQDSIAFLVFESSLKLNQKQFGENNLEAAKIYHLLSRSKTKLEHFVEAETYTNKAYQIEWELGTEKDSTQIAVQNIDLAGLLLMKGDTLEASILYHNVIDLEKDRESRWKAIAFNNLTMIKYGNQEYDSAYFYGNSLLEYYQTNYGRDYIKTLGCYLLLGNIVFDTGDTEAAVEKFYSKPIRLAPKLFLKNNEVSYKANINLSNYYLAVNKEDLSRRYERNAQEIQVIIFSEEKNIP from the coding sequence GTGAGAGTAATTACTATACATAGAAGTGTGCTTGTAGGGATTGGTGTGTATATATTAATGCTGTTGCCTTTTTTTGCGTCTGCACAAACAGAAGAAAAAGACTCAATTAAAATTCAAGAACATTCAATTTCTGATATTCAAGTAGAGTTAGATTCTTTAATTTCTAATAAATATCATATCGAAGCTACTGCACTTGCAGATAGTCTTATTGATATTGCTAATCAAAACTACAGTAATACGGACGAAAGAATAGTATTACTTCATAAAAGGATTGCCGAAAAGTTTGCAGATAATGGCTATTCCAATATCGCTTCTCAATATATTCAAAGAGGTTTAGCTGTCCTCAGGTCAAATCCTACCCCTAACTATGCTTTTATTGGTGATATGTATATTTATCTTGCCCAGATATTTAGACATCATCAGTTATCTAACATTGCTATTAATTATTACGAACAGGCCTTAGAAGCTTATGAACAAGCAGAAGGAAAAGCACATTATTTTTCTTTAGTAAATGTTTATATGACGTTAGGTACTTTCCATTATGAAATAGAAAATTACGGTACATCTAGTTCTTACTACACAAAAGCATCTGATGTAATTGCAAAAATGGATACTGAGTACCGTGCAGATATGGTAGAAATTCTAAATAGAATTGCTACTGCACAAGCAAAAACAGGATCTTTTAAAGTAGCTATTGTTAATTTAGAGCGTTCGGTTAAAATTGCATTAAAGGTTTTTGGTAAGAATTCATTACAATTGGCAGATCAGTACGAATCTCTTGCTTCTGTTTATTTACAAAAGGAAGATTATGCTAAGGTTGATGAAAATGCAACTGCATTTGTACGTATTTTAGTAGGAAATATCGGGACTAACCAAAGAAGGCAAACGTATGAAAGAAGAATTGCAGATTCTTTTTTTGGTAGATATCAATATCACCTATCGCATAAATGGTACAATAAGTTATTTGATGATGTAATTATTTCTACAAAAGATGTTGAAGAGTTACAGAACTTAACAGATTGGTATATTCAGGTAGGTGAAAAGTTTGAAAGAGTAAAACAAGATTCTATTGCTTTCTTAGTATTTGAGAGTTCTTTGAAATTAAACCAAAAACAATTTGGAGAAAATAATCTAGAGGCTGCTAAAATTTATCATTTACTATCAAGAAGTAAAACAAAATTAGAGCACTTTGTTGAAGCAGAGACTTATACAAATAAGGCGTATCAAATTGAATGGGAGTTAGGTACAGAGAAAGATAGCACTCAAATTGCAGTTCAGAATATTGATCTGGCAGGGTTGTTATTAATGAAAGGAGATACTTTAGAGGCGTCTATATTGTATCATAATGTAATCGACCTAGAAAAAGATAGAGAAAGTAGATGGAAGGCTATAGCATTCAATAATTTAACCATGATTAAATACGGTAATCAAGAATATGATTCTGCCTATTTTTATGGAAATTCTTTGTTAGAGTATTATCAAACAAATTACGGAAGAGATTATATTAAAACATTGGGTTGTTATCTATTGCTAGGGAACATAGTTTTTGATACAGGAGATACAGAAGCAGCCGTAGAGAAGTTTTATAGCAAACCTATACGTCTAGCTCCAAAATTGTTTTTAAAGAACAACGAAGTGTCCTACAAGGCCAATATCAACCTGTCAAATTATTACCTAGCCGTAAACAAAGAAGACCTGTCTCGCAGGTACGAAAGAAACGCACAAGAGATACAGGTCATAATATTTTCAGAAGAGAAAAATATACCTTAG
- the era gene encoding GTPase Era, whose amino-acid sequence MSEAKKHKAGFVSIVGKPNVGKSTLMNELVGERLSIITSKAQTTRHRIMGIMSTEDYQIVYSDTPGIINPKYELHESMMNFVDNSLQDADVILFVTDIFEQFKEKDALIKLEKTNVPIIVIINKIDLAKQDDVLTKVNYWQEKLNPKVIMPVSALHGFNVPVILDEILNLLPEHEAFYDKEELTDKPMRFFISEIIREKIFLHYKEEVPYSCEVIVESYKNEKDIVKIRAVIMVERESQKGIIIGKGGSKLKHVGADSRKDMEKFLQKKVFLETFVKVDSDWRKNDKSLKMFGYKQD is encoded by the coding sequence ATGAGTGAAGCAAAAAAACATAAAGCAGGTTTTGTGAGTATTGTAGGAAAACCTAATGTGGGAAAATCTACACTCATGAATGAATTGGTAGGCGAACGTTTATCAATTATTACTTCAAAAGCACAGACTACACGTCACCGTATTATGGGGATTATGAGTACTGAAGATTATCAGATTGTTTATTCTGATACTCCTGGTATTATCAACCCTAAATATGAGTTACATGAGTCGATGATGAACTTTGTTGATAACTCTCTACAAGATGCAGATGTTATTCTTTTTGTTACTGATATTTTTGAGCAGTTCAAAGAGAAAGATGCCTTGATTAAACTTGAGAAGACAAATGTTCCAATTATTGTAATCATCAATAAAATTGACCTAGCAAAACAAGATGATGTTTTAACTAAGGTAAATTATTGGCAAGAAAAATTAAATCCTAAAGTGATAATGCCCGTTTCGGCTTTACATGGTTTTAATGTTCCTGTTATTCTAGATGAAATCTTAAACTTGCTTCCAGAACATGAAGCATTTTATGATAAAGAAGAATTAACAGACAAGCCTATGCGTTTCTTTATTTCTGAGATTATTCGTGAAAAAATATTCTTACATTATAAAGAAGAGGTGCCTTACTCTTGCGAGGTGATTGTAGAAAGCTATAAAAACGAAAAGGATATTGTAAAAATCCGTGCCGTTATTATGGTTGAAAGAGAAAGTCAGAAAGGAATAATTATTGGTAAAGGTGGATCTAAATTGAAACACGTGGGAGCCGATTCTAGAAAGGATATGGAAAAGTTTTTACAAAAGAAAGTATTCTTAGAGACGTTTGTTAAAGTAGATTCTGATTGGCGTAAGAATGATAAGAGTTTAAAAATGTTTGGTTACAAGCAAGATTAA
- the recQ gene encoding DNA helicase RecQ, translated as MDISTAQHALKQYFGYDRFRPMQEDIIANVLSKQDTVVLMPTGGGKSICYQIPGIISHGTAIVISPLIALMKDQVESLKANGVPAAFINSSQNYVEQREIEEDLIHERLKLLYISPEKLLAPQFLDFLCRLHISFIAIDEAHCISQWGHDFRPEYTQLASLRLRFPDISFIALTATADKATRNDIARQLNMKDPRMYISSFDRPNLSLRVEAGQKRIEKIIHFLRDRPNQSGIVYCLSRKNTESLAKKLRAAGHNAMYYHAGMPAAERSRVQESFIKDDIPIICATIAFGMGIDKPNVRWVIHYNLPKNLEGYYQEIGRAGRDSLPSDTLLFYTFADVMQLREMVGDSGQSQLQLSKLERMQQYAETRTCRRRILLSYFGESLGKDCGNCDVCRNPPELFDGTVIAQKAMSAIIRSSREMNKSLSAGMLIDLLRGSRRIDLVRAGFDQIKTYGAGKDISYDHWQLYLQQMLNLGLVEIAYDQHNTFRVTETGKNILLGKNPVNFAKLSQFKATPSTKTPTKKVSAKEELFTTLFEALRVLRKSIADKEGIPPYVVFSDVTIKDMAEKMPIAVNDMVKVSGVGEVKLKKYGNQFIGAIVRFIITKSKEGFKIKGSSLLLTYELYQKGLGIHEIGQQRQLRDESIFNHLATLYEMGYTIDIFQFITGEQLEAVAEAIRTIGSNQGVKPIFDFFNGELPYSCIYFGLAHFNRTVGV; from the coding sequence ATGGATATATCCACTGCTCAACATGCCCTTAAGCAATACTTTGGGTACGATCGATTCAGACCAATGCAAGAAGACATTATTGCTAATGTCTTATCAAAACAAGATACGGTAGTATTAATGCCTACAGGTGGTGGTAAATCTATCTGTTATCAAATTCCTGGGATTATTTCTCACGGAACAGCTATTGTAATTTCTCCGTTAATTGCATTAATGAAGGATCAGGTTGAAAGCTTAAAAGCAAATGGTGTTCCTGCTGCTTTTATTAATAGTTCTCAAAACTATGTTGAACAAAGAGAGATAGAAGAAGACCTTATTCATGAACGCTTAAAATTATTATATATATCTCCTGAAAAATTATTGGCTCCTCAGTTTCTTGATTTTTTATGTAGACTACATATTAGTTTTATTGCCATAGATGAGGCACACTGTATCTCTCAGTGGGGACATGACTTTAGACCAGAATACACTCAATTAGCTTCATTAAGACTACGTTTTCCTGATATCTCATTTATTGCGCTTACAGCTACAGCTGATAAAGCAACAAGGAATGATATAGCTAGACAGTTAAATATGAAGGACCCTAGAATGTATATTTCTTCTTTTGATAGACCCAACCTAAGCTTAAGAGTAGAGGCTGGTCAGAAAAGGATTGAAAAAATCATTCACTTTTTAAGAGATAGGCCAAATCAATCTGGTATTGTATATTGTCTTTCTCGAAAAAACACAGAGTCTTTAGCTAAAAAGCTAAGAGCAGCCGGTCACAATGCTATGTATTACCATGCAGGAATGCCTGCAGCTGAACGATCTAGGGTACAAGAAAGTTTTATTAAAGATGACATTCCTATTATTTGTGCTACTATAGCCTTTGGTATGGGAATCGATAAACCCAATGTACGTTGGGTAATACATTATAACCTACCTAAAAATTTAGAAGGGTATTACCAAGAAATTGGTAGAGCAGGGAGAGATAGCTTACCATCTGATACTTTATTGTTTTACACTTTTGCAGATGTAATGCAACTGCGTGAGATGGTTGGCGATAGCGGACAATCTCAACTACAGCTTTCCAAACTGGAACGTATGCAACAATATGCAGAAACACGTACTTGTAGAAGACGGATTCTTTTAAGTTACTTCGGAGAAAGTTTAGGTAAAGATTGTGGTAACTGTGATGTTTGTAGAAATCCTCCTGAATTATTTGATGGTACTGTGATTGCTCAAAAAGCTATGTCTGCTATTATTCGATCTTCGCGCGAGATGAATAAAAGCCTATCTGCAGGTATGCTAATTGACTTATTAAGAGGATCTCGTAGAATTGACTTAGTACGTGCCGGTTTTGATCAGATTAAAACATACGGAGCAGGTAAAGATATTAGTTATGATCATTGGCAATTGTACCTTCAGCAAATGCTTAATTTAGGTTTAGTAGAAATAGCCTACGATCAGCATAATACTTTTAGAGTTACAGAAACAGGTAAGAATATCCTTTTAGGAAAAAATCCTGTAAACTTTGCAAAGTTATCTCAATTTAAAGCTACTCCATCAACAAAAACACCTACCAAAAAGGTTTCTGCAAAAGAAGAATTATTTACAACTCTTTTCGAAGCTTTACGTGTTTTACGAAAATCTATTGCAGATAAAGAGGGAATACCTCCTTATGTTGTTTTTAGTGACGTTACCATTAAAGATATGGCAGAAAAAATGCCTATTGCTGTAAATGATATGGTGAAAGTATCTGGTGTTGGTGAAGTTAAATTGAAAAAATATGGGAACCAGTTTATTGGAGCTATTGTTAGGTTTATTATCACTAAATCTAAAGAAGGTTTTAAAATAAAAGGCAGTTCTCTCTTGTTAACGTATGAATTATATCAAAAAGGACTTGGTATTCATGAGATAGGACAGCAAAGGCAGTTAAGAGATGAAAGTATCTTTAACCATCTTGCTACTTTATACGAGATGGGTTATACTATTGATATCTTTCAGTTTATTACAGGAGAACAACTAGAAGCTGTCGCAGAGGCTATTCGTACTATTGGTAGCAATCAAGGAGTTAAGCCAATTTTTGATTTTTTTAATGGAGAGCTACCTTATAGTTGTATTTATTTCGGACTCGCACATTTTAATCGAACTGTTGGAGTCTAA
- the nadD gene encoding nicotinate (nicotinamide) nucleotide adenylyltransferase codes for MKVGLFFGSFNPIHVGHLILANAMLQNGNLDEVWFVVSPHNPFKKKNTLLHEFDRLDMVNAAIEGNFKFRSSDIEFRMPKPSYTVDTLAYLSSKHPHFDFKLIVGEDNLSGFKKWKNYEIILNDYGLLVYPRPKVKESDLREHENVKMIDAPMVDISATFIRNSIKEEKDIRYLVPEGVLKLINSRSFYE; via the coding sequence ATGAAAGTAGGACTATTTTTTGGATCATTTAACCCTATTCATGTAGGGCATTTAATCCTTGCAAATGCCATGTTGCAAAATGGAAATTTAGATGAAGTGTGGTTTGTTGTTTCACCTCACAATCCTTTTAAAAAGAAGAATACGTTGTTGCATGAATTCGATCGTTTAGATATGGTGAATGCAGCAATTGAAGGAAATTTTAAATTCAGATCATCAGATATTGAGTTTAGAATGCCTAAGCCAAGTTACACTGTGGATACCTTAGCTTATTTATCATCAAAGCATCCACATTTTGATTTTAAATTGATAGTTGGTGAGGATAACTTATCAGGATTTAAAAAGTGGAAAAATTATGAAATCATCTTAAATGATTATGGGTTACTTGTCTATCCTAGACCAAAAGTAAAGGAATCGGATTTAAGAGAACATGAGAATGTGAAAATGATTGATGCACCTATGGTAGATATTTCAGCAACATTTATCAGAAACTCAATTAAGGAAGAAAAGGATATTAGATACCTAGTTCCAGAAGGGGTTTTAAAACTGATAAATAGCAGAAGCTTTTATGAATAA
- a CDS encoding peptidylprolyl isomerase — MAIITKIREKSGVAVGFIALGLILFMVGGDLFSPNSTLLGNNKNIVGEIGGQEIELRQFSELVDQIKSNYPTPPNEQQMQGVRQMAWNELIYREAYGQQIEELGITITPEELNDMISGNNISPEFGQYFRDSTGQVSRENIKMYLASLKQQGPTSPQYQQFLGFEQQIKTSRSRIKYESLISRTYFASDLEGKKEYEKQNDKVEIAYVNVPFYSMPDSAVNVTESDAKAYYNANQEEFKRDANRGIEFVTFKVQASEGDKKNLEDEMKDLSISFARTSNDTAFVESHTDGNANFMSVNMTGLPSVLEADQLETGKVYGPFFAAGSYRDYKVIGESTDSVYSAKASHILFKNDKDDAAAKKEAYATLRKIQNGENFEELAKKVGDAAPTTKSRGGDLQWFSEGRMVPAFDKAVFAARRTGLINRVVKTEFGYHIIKVTAVKTKKMFDLAVVEKKLTPSDATVNEAYRKASVFAASVKGGRKDFEKIAEDQKIFIEQALTIAPTATFINSLRGNTVRQVIRWAYNDADVNDVSEVFDLDDRFIVATLMSAREEGVADFADVKNEAKVQATKGKKAEAIAAKLNKLSGKSIEDIRKGYGNGAKSDIASDLSLNDVSIQGVGLAPKAIGTAFGLKQGDVSKPIIDENSVLVIKVRKADKALETADYSIYQRQVEGRYVRSANYNILEAVKTLSDVKDNRYKFF, encoded by the coding sequence ATGGCAATAATTACGAAGATCCGAGAAAAATCTGGCGTTGCAGTTGGATTCATCGCGTTAGGTCTGATTTTATTTATGGTTGGAGGAGATTTATTCTCACCTAACTCAACACTACTTGGTAACAACAAAAATATTGTTGGTGAAATTGGTGGACAAGAAATCGAATTAAGACAATTTAGTGAGTTAGTCGATCAGATTAAATCAAACTACCCAACTCCTCCTAATGAGCAGCAAATGCAAGGAGTACGTCAAATGGCATGGAATGAGTTAATCTACCGTGAAGCATATGGACAACAAATTGAAGAGTTAGGTATCACGATTACTCCTGAAGAGTTAAATGATATGATCTCTGGAAATAATATTTCTCCAGAATTCGGTCAATATTTTAGAGATTCTACTGGTCAAGTGAGCAGAGAGAATATTAAAATGTACTTAGCTTCTTTAAAGCAGCAAGGACCAACATCTCCTCAGTACCAACAATTCTTAGGATTTGAACAACAAATTAAAACTTCTCGTAGCCGTATTAAATACGAAAGCTTGATTTCAAGAACTTACTTTGCTTCTGATCTTGAAGGAAAGAAAGAATACGAAAAGCAAAATGATAAAGTAGAAATTGCATATGTAAATGTACCTTTCTATTCTATGCCAGATTCTGCAGTTAATGTAACTGAATCTGATGCTAAAGCATATTACAATGCTAACCAAGAAGAATTTAAGCGTGATGCTAATAGAGGTATCGAATTCGTAACTTTTAAAGTTCAAGCTTCTGAGGGAGATAAAAAGAACTTAGAAGACGAAATGAAAGATCTTTCAATCTCTTTTGCAAGAACATCTAACGATACTGCTTTTGTAGAATCACATACAGATGGAAATGCTAACTTTATGTCAGTTAACATGACTGGTCTTCCTTCAGTATTAGAAGCAGATCAATTAGAGACAGGAAAAGTTTACGGACCTTTCTTTGCTGCTGGTTCTTATAGAGATTATAAAGTTATAGGAGAGTCTACAGATTCTGTTTATTCTGCTAAAGCATCACACATCTTATTCAAAAATGATAAAGATGATGCTGCTGCTAAAAAAGAAGCTTATGCTACTTTAAGAAAAATTCAGAATGGTGAAAACTTTGAAGAATTAGCGAAGAAAGTAGGTGATGCTGCTCCAACAACTAAATCAAGAGGTGGAGATTTACAGTGGTTCTCTGAAGGACGTATGGTTCCTGCATTTGATAAAGCTGTATTTGCAGCTAGAAGAACAGGTTTAATCAATAGAGTTGTAAAAACTGAATTTGGTTACCATATCATTAAAGTAACAGCAGTAAAAACAAAGAAAATGTTTGACTTAGCTGTTGTTGAGAAAAAATTAACTCCATCTGATGCTACAGTAAATGAAGCATACCGTAAGGCATCTGTATTTGCAGCGTCTGTTAAGGGTGGTAGAAAAGATTTTGAAAAAATAGCTGAAGATCAAAAAATCTTTATTGAGCAAGCATTAACTATTGCTCCAACTGCTACATTTATCAATAGCTTAAGAGGAAATACTGTAAGACAAGTTATACGTTGGGCATATAATGATGCTGATGTTAATGATGTATCTGAAGTATTTGATCTTGATGACCGTTTTATCGTAGCTACTTTAATGAGTGCACGTGAAGAAGGTGTTGCTGATTTTGCTGATGTTAAAAACGAAGCTAAAGTTCAAGCAACAAAAGGTAAAAAAGCTGAAGCAATTGCTGCTAAATTAAATAAGCTTTCTGGTAAGTCTATTGAGGATATCAGAAAAGGTTATGGTAATGGTGCAAAATCTGATATTGCTTCTGACCTTTCTTTAAATGATGTTTCTATCCAAGGTGTAGGTCTTGCTCCTAAAGCAATTGGTACTGCATTTGGTTTAAAACAAGGTGATGTATCAAAACCAATCATTGATGAAAATAGTGTATTAGTTATTAAAGTGAGAAAAGCTGATAAAGCTTTAGAAACTGCTGACTACTCTATTTACCAACGTCAAGTAGAAGGAAGATACGTAAGATCTGCTAATTACAATATCTTAGAAGCTGTAAAAACTCTTTCTGATGTGAAAGATAATCGTTACAAATTCTTCTAG
- the mnmD gene encoding tRNA (5-methylaminomethyl-2-thiouridine)(34)-methyltransferase MnmD, whose translation MGKIKVIETSDGSSSLYNEALNETYHSSHGALTESRYVFVQSGWDAIREGKSDVSILEVGMGTGLNVILMVEQALKYPDVTIRMTTLEPYPLTPELLEELNYTSLLTNELTPYFEQIHSCNWEEEVAILSNFILTKKKETLETFTAPKSSGFDVIFFDAFAPNKQPEVWSMDNLEKCFSATIDQGIFVTYCAKGQLRRDLVSVGYKVERYPGPPGKREMLRGWKK comes from the coding sequence ATGGGAAAAATTAAAGTTATTGAAACAAGTGATGGCTCAAGCTCATTATATAATGAGGCATTAAATGAGACATATCACTCTTCTCATGGTGCGTTAACTGAATCTAGGTATGTATTTGTACAATCTGGATGGGATGCGATAAGAGAAGGAAAAAGTGACGTGTCTATCTTAGAGGTAGGTATGGGAACGGGTTTAAATGTTATACTGATGGTAGAACAGGCTTTAAAGTATCCTGATGTTACTATTAGAATGACAACTCTAGAACCTTACCCTCTAACGCCAGAATTACTCGAAGAGTTAAATTACACTTCCCTTTTAACAAATGAGCTAACTCCTTATTTTGAACAAATACACTCATGTAATTGGGAAGAAGAGGTAGCAATCCTATCTAACTTTATTCTTACTAAGAAGAAGGAAACATTAGAAACATTTACGGCCCCTAAAAGTAGCGGCTTCGATGTTATTTTCTTCGATGCTTTTGCTCCAAATAAACAGCCTGAAGTATGGTCTATGGATAACCTTGAAAAATGCTTTTCTGCTACTATAGATCAAGGGATATTTGTAACATACTGTGCTAAAGGGCAGCTTAGAAGAGATTTGGTAAGTGTGGGTTACAAAGTGGAGCGATATCCAGGACCTCCAGGTAAAAGAGAAATGTTAAGAGGTTGGAAGAAATAA